One stretch of Lates calcarifer isolate ASB-BC8 unplaced genomic scaffold, TLL_Latcal_v3 scaffold_58_123, whole genome shotgun sequence DNA includes these proteins:
- the lrrc57 gene encoding leucine-rich repeat-containing protein 57, with protein sequence MGNSALKSHLETSQKTGVFQLTGKGLQEFPEELQRLTSNLRTVDLSGNKIELLPAAIGNFLQLKSLTLNSNRLTSLPPDIGKLKKLETLSLNLNRIQQLPPALGQLKSLRTLSLAGNQISEFPPGLATLRQLDLLDLSRNKIQNVPAEVSELQAIEINLNQNQISVLAVEVSRCPRLKVLRLEENCLELSSIPLSILTDSQVSLFSVEGNLFEVKRLRDLDGYDKYMERFTATKKKFT encoded by the exons ATGGGGAACAGCGCGCTCAAGTCTCACCTGGAGACCTCCCAGAAGACCGGGGTGTTTCAGCTGACAGGGAAAGGACTGCAGGAG TTTcctgaggagctgcagagactcACCTCCAACCTGAGGACCGTGGATCTGTCAGGGAACAAGATCGAGCTTCTTCCCGCCGCCATCGGAAACTTCCTGCAGCTCAAGAGTTTGACGCTCAACTCCAACAGGCTCA ccTCTCTTCCTCCTGACATCGGGAAGCTGAAGAAGCTGGAGACTCTGAGTCTGAACCTGAACCGGATCCAGCAGCTGCCCCCGGCCCTCGGTCAGCTCAAATCCCTGCGGACCCTCAGCCTGGCCGGGAACCAGATCTCAGAGTTCCCCCCTGGACTGGCGACCCTGAGGCAGCTGGACCTGCTGGACCTGTCCCGAAACAAGATCCAGAATGTCCCTGCGGAGGTGTCTGAGCTGCAGGCCATCGAGATCAACCTCAACCAGAACCAG ATCTCGGTCCTGGCGGTGGAGGTCTCTCGGTGTCcccgtctgaaggtcctccgTCTGGAGGAGAACTGTCTGGAGCTgtcctccatccctctgtccaTCCTGACTGACTCCCAGgtgtctctgttctctgtggaGGGAAACCTGTTCGAGGTCAAGAGGCTGCGAGACCTGGATGGATACGACAAG TACATGGAGCGTTTCACAGCCACTAAGAAGAAGTTCACCTGA
- the LOC108882337 gene encoding putative leucine-rich repeat-containing protein DDB_G0290503 isoform X3, translating to MKSAALFLLLSCLSLVVGQGRAGDVSAELHVLWDELQGLKELVLSLKAEEVERRQALRSMESRLRDGEVEAERQRRSLDGLTETVRGDEERMEADRKLLTELNSDLRRKVEELEEQSKARAVEFSAELSTLRSGLNASNSSVETLRRRNTALAAELPFLQTRLRASESTVEQLRRKNAVLAARLCNTESLMEELRRQISASASNSSSASESQLIIRVEELNANSEALQSQLNSLEEKLNSSQREDQTRRLLSVESRLEDAEKHLDHLQAKHTGQSEEVSALNHRLSVGEHRLDQLQTQTTALSSSSALEENLLTVKSRLLHLETNNTDQTDRLLLLESRVMRGERELQELRGDQTAHSAEVSAVKSRLTETETQAAVEADSVEQLQVRLNSAENQIQQLQTDRTDQTSKLMNLQRKLNSTESLMDKLNSELLSRLRVSEKYLEDLKTENKVQSVQFSVTESRLSDISNNTTELFSRLRVSERHLKDLRTENTEVQVRLRVSEKHLEDLRTENTVHDAELSAVSLRLNVTEEQVDELRTQSTVLQIRLTADEAVLNELKVKTEVLEKQQSNSDSLMMELQTQHSDLEVRLRVSEKQLEDLRTETTELSFRLNVTDDRLQQITDTNSDELKVAFSAGLTDSGSVGPFDEETTLIFSKTISNIGRAYDQTAGVFTAPVRGAYFFSFTAADYMKGYMGLYLYRNEQPVIFNLDLNDHGGYASTSNSVVLQLEEGDRVHLSLPASYRLYDDSRNFSIFSGFLLFLL from the exons ATGaagtctgctgctctgtttctgctcctctcctgtttgtctctggtcGTCGGTCAGGGACGAGCGGGGGATGTCAGTGCCGAGCTCCACGTCCTCTGGGACGAGCTGCAGGGGCTGAAGGAGCTGGTCCTGAGCCTGAAGGCGGAGGAGGTGGAGCGGCGTCAGGCCCTGCGGAGCATGGAGAGCCGGCTGAGGGACGGAGAGGTGGAGGCTGAGCGGCAGAGACGGAGCCTGGACGGACTGACAGAGACGGTGAGGGGTGatgaggagaggatggaggcgGACAGGAAGCTGCTGACGGAGCTGAACTCAGACCtgaggaggaaggtggaggagctggaggagcagagcaAAG CCCGAGCTGTAGAGTTTTCAGCTGAACTGTCGACGCTGCGGTCTGGACTGAACGCCAGCAACAGCTCAGTGGagactctgaggaggaggaacacAG CTCTGGCGGCGGAGCTGCCGTTCCTGCAGACGAGACTGAGGGCGAGCGAGAGCACAGTGGaacagctgaggaggaagaacgCAG TTCTGGCAGCCAGGCTGTGTAACACTGAGAGTCtgatggaggagctgaggaggcagATCTCAG cttcagcttcaaaCAGCTCGTCTGCGTCTGAGAGTCAGCTGATCATCCGTGTGGAGGAGCTCAACGCAAACTCTGAAG CACTGCAGAGTCAACTGAACTCACtggaggagaaactgaactCGTCTCAGAGAGAGG ATCAAACTCGTCGACTGCTTTCTGTTGAGAGTCGACTGGAGGACGCAGAGAAACACCTGGACCACCTGCAGGccaaacacacag GTCAGTCAGAGGAGGTCTCAGCTCTGAACCACAGACTGAGCGTTGGTGAGCATCGACTGGACCAACTGCAGACACAAACCAcag CGCTCAGCAGCTCGTCCGCTCTGGAAGAAAATCTGTTGACTGTGAAGAGTCGACTGCTGCACCTGGAGACAAACAACACAG atcagacagacagactgctgctgctggagagcagagtgatgagaggagagagagagctgcaggagctgaggGGCGATCAAACAG CTCATTCGGCTGAAGTCTCTGCTGTGAAGTCCAGACTGACAGAGACTGAGACACAGgctgcag ttgaGGCTGATtcagtggagcagctgcaggtcAGACTGAACTCTGCAGAGAATCAgatacagcagctgcagactgacAGAACAG ATCAAACATCCAAACTGATGAACCTGCAGAGAAAACTGAACTCGACAGAGAGTCTGATGGACAAACTGAACTCTG AGCTGTTGAGCCGACTGAGAGTCAGTGAGAAATATCTGGAAGATTTGAAGACAGAGAACAAAG ttcagtctgttCAGTTTTCTGTGACGGAGTCCAGACTGTCAGACATCAGCAACAACACGACAG AGCTGTTTAGCCGACTCAGAGTCAGTGAGAGACATCTGAAGGATCTGAGGACAGAGAACACAG AGGTTCAGGTCAGACTGAGAGTCAGTGAGAAACATCTGGAGGATctgaggacagaaaacacag TGCATGACGCTGAACTGTCAGCTGTGAGTCTCAGACTGAACGTCACTGAGGAACAGGTGGACGAGCTGAGGACACAAAGCACAG TGCTGCAGATCCGACTGACGGCTGACGAGGCTGTGCTGAACGAGCTGAAGGTGAAGACTGAAG TTTTagagaaacaacagagcaaCTCTGACAGTCTGATGATGGAGCTGCAGACTCAACATTCAG ATCTGGAGGTCAGACTGAGAGTCAGTGAGAAGCAGCTGGAGGATCTGAGGACAGAAACCACAG AGTTGAGCTTCAGACTGAATGTGACCGACGACCGTCTGCAGCAGATCACAGACACCAACTCAG ATGAGCTGAAGGTGGCGTTTTCAGCCGGTCTGACTGACTCAGGATCAGTGGGACCGTTTGATGAGGAGACCACTCTGATCTTCTCTAAAACCATCAGCAACATCGGCCGAGCCTACGACCAGACGGCAG GTGTGTTCACGGCTCCTGTCAGAGGTGCTTACTTCTTCAGCTTCACAGCTGCAGATTACATGAAGGGCTACATGGGTCTCTATCTGTATAGGAACGAACAGCCCGTCATCTTCAACCTGGATCTGAACGACCATGGTGGCTACGCCTCCACATCTAACAGCGTGGtcctgcagctggaggagggcGACCGGGTCCACCTCAGTCTGCCGGCCAGCTACCGGCTCTACGACGACTCCAGGAACTTCAGCATCTTCTCCGGATTCCTGCTGTTCCTGCTTTGA
- the LOC108882337 gene encoding putative leucine-rich repeat-containing protein DDB_G0290503 isoform X2 → MKSAALFLLLSCLSLVVGQGRAGDVSAELHVLWDELQGLKELVLSLKAEEVERRQALRSMESRLRDGEVEAERQRRSLDGLTETVRGDEERMEADRKLLTELNSDLRRKVEELEEQSKARAVEFSAELSTLRSGLNASNSSVETLRRRNTALAAELPFLQTRLRASESTVEQLRRKNAVLAARLCNTESLMEELRRQISASASNSSSASESQLIIRVEELNANSEALQSQLNSLEEKLNSSQREDQTRRLLSVESRLEDAEKHLDHLQAKHTGQSEEVSALNHRLSVGEHRLDQLQTQTTALSSSSALEENLLTVKSRLLHLETNNTDQTDRLLLLESRVMRGERELQELRGDQTAHSAEVSAVKSRLTETETQAAVEADSVEQLQVRLNSAENQIQQLQTDRTDQTSKLMNLQRKLNSTESLMDKLNSELLSRLRVSEKYLEDLKTENKVQSVQFSVTESRLSDISNNTTELFSRLRVSERHLKDLRTENTEVQVRLRVSEKHLEDLRTENTVQSVQFSVMESKLSDISNNTTGLGVRLRVNEKHLEDLRTENTVHDAELSAVSLRLNVTEEQVDELRTQSTVLQIRLTADEAVLNELKVKTEVLEKQQSNSDSLMMELQTQHSDLEVRLRVSEKQLEDLRTETTELSFRLNVTDDRLQQITDTNSDELKVAFSAGLTDSGSVGPFDEETTLIFSKTISNIGRAYDQTAGVFTAPVRGAYFFSFTAADYMKGYMGLYLYRNEQPVIFNLDLNDHGGYASTSNSVVLQLEEGDRVHLSLPASYRLYDDSRNFSIFSGFLLFLL, encoded by the exons ATGaagtctgctgctctgtttctgctcctctcctgtttgtctctggtcGTCGGTCAGGGACGAGCGGGGGATGTCAGTGCCGAGCTCCACGTCCTCTGGGACGAGCTGCAGGGGCTGAAGGAGCTGGTCCTGAGCCTGAAGGCGGAGGAGGTGGAGCGGCGTCAGGCCCTGCGGAGCATGGAGAGCCGGCTGAGGGACGGAGAGGTGGAGGCTGAGCGGCAGAGACGGAGCCTGGACGGACTGACAGAGACGGTGAGGGGTGatgaggagaggatggaggcgGACAGGAAGCTGCTGACGGAGCTGAACTCAGACCtgaggaggaaggtggaggagctggaggagcagagcaAAG CCCGAGCTGTAGAGTTTTCAGCTGAACTGTCGACGCTGCGGTCTGGACTGAACGCCAGCAACAGCTCAGTGGagactctgaggaggaggaacacAG CTCTGGCGGCGGAGCTGCCGTTCCTGCAGACGAGACTGAGGGCGAGCGAGAGCACAGTGGaacagctgaggaggaagaacgCAG TTCTGGCAGCCAGGCTGTGTAACACTGAGAGTCtgatggaggagctgaggaggcagATCTCAG cttcagcttcaaaCAGCTCGTCTGCGTCTGAGAGTCAGCTGATCATCCGTGTGGAGGAGCTCAACGCAAACTCTGAAG CACTGCAGAGTCAACTGAACTCACtggaggagaaactgaactCGTCTCAGAGAGAGG ATCAAACTCGTCGACTGCTTTCTGTTGAGAGTCGACTGGAGGACGCAGAGAAACACCTGGACCACCTGCAGGccaaacacacag GTCAGTCAGAGGAGGTCTCAGCTCTGAACCACAGACTGAGCGTTGGTGAGCATCGACTGGACCAACTGCAGACACAAACCAcag CGCTCAGCAGCTCGTCCGCTCTGGAAGAAAATCTGTTGACTGTGAAGAGTCGACTGCTGCACCTGGAGACAAACAACACAG atcagacagacagactgctgctgctggagagcagagtgatgagaggagagagagagctgcaggagctgaggGGCGATCAAACAG CTCATTCGGCTGAAGTCTCTGCTGTGAAGTCCAGACTGACAGAGACTGAGACACAGgctgcag ttgaGGCTGATtcagtggagcagctgcaggtcAGACTGAACTCTGCAGAGAATCAgatacagcagctgcagactgacAGAACAG ATCAAACATCCAAACTGATGAACCTGCAGAGAAAACTGAACTCGACAGAGAGTCTGATGGACAAACTGAACTCTG AGCTGTTGAGCCGACTGAGAGTCAGTGAGAAATATCTGGAAGATTTGAAGACAGAGAACAAAG ttcagtctgttCAGTTTTCTGTGACGGAGTCCAGACTGTCAGACATCAGCAACAACACGACAG AGCTGTTTAGCCGACTCAGAGTCAGTGAGAGACATCTGAAGGATCTGAGGACAGAGAACACAG AGGTTCAGGTCAGACTGAGAGTCAGTGAGAAACATCTGGAGGATctgaggacagaaaacacag ttcagtctgttCAGTTTTCTGTGATGGAGTCCAAACTATCAGACATCAGCAACAACACTACAG GTCTGGGGGTCAGACTGAGAGTCAATGAGAAACATCTAGAGGATctgaggacagaaaacacag TGCATGACGCTGAACTGTCAGCTGTGAGTCTCAGACTGAACGTCACTGAGGAACAGGTGGACGAGCTGAGGACACAAAGCACAG TGCTGCAGATCCGACTGACGGCTGACGAGGCTGTGCTGAACGAGCTGAAGGTGAAGACTGAAG TTTTagagaaacaacagagcaaCTCTGACAGTCTGATGATGGAGCTGCAGACTCAACATTCAG ATCTGGAGGTCAGACTGAGAGTCAGTGAGAAGCAGCTGGAGGATCTGAGGACAGAAACCACAG AGTTGAGCTTCAGACTGAATGTGACCGACGACCGTCTGCAGCAGATCACAGACACCAACTCAG ATGAGCTGAAGGTGGCGTTTTCAGCCGGTCTGACTGACTCAGGATCAGTGGGACCGTTTGATGAGGAGACCACTCTGATCTTCTCTAAAACCATCAGCAACATCGGCCGAGCCTACGACCAGACGGCAG GTGTGTTCACGGCTCCTGTCAGAGGTGCTTACTTCTTCAGCTTCACAGCTGCAGATTACATGAAGGGCTACATGGGTCTCTATCTGTATAGGAACGAACAGCCCGTCATCTTCAACCTGGATCTGAACGACCATGGTGGCTACGCCTCCACATCTAACAGCGTGGtcctgcagctggaggagggcGACCGGGTCCACCTCAGTCTGCCGGCCAGCTACCGGCTCTACGACGACTCCAGGAACTTCAGCATCTTCTCCGGATTCCTGCTGTTCCTGCTTTGA
- the LOC108882337 gene encoding putative leucine-rich repeat-containing protein DDB_G0290503 isoform X1 — protein MKSAALFLLLSCLSLVVGQGRAGDVSAELHVLWDELQGLKELVLSLKAEEVERRQALRSMESRLRDGEVEAERQRRSLDGLTETVRGDEERMEADRKLLTELNSDLRRKVEELEEQSKARAVEFSAELSTLRSGLNASNSSVETLRRRNTALAAELPFLQTRLRASESTVEQLRRKNAVLAARLCNTESLMEELRRQISASASNSSSASESQLIIRVEELNANSEALQSQLNSLEEKLNSSQREDQTRRLLSVESRLEDAEKHLDHLQAKHTGQSEEVSALNHRLSVGEHRLDQLQTQTTALSSSSALEENLLTVKSRLLHLETNNTDQTDRLLLLESRVMRGERELQELRGDQTAHSAEVSAVKSRLTETETQAAVEADSVEQLQVRLNSAENQIQQLQTDRTDQTSKLMNLQRKLNSTESLMDKLNSELLSRLRVSEKYLEDLKTENKVQSVQFSVTESRLSDISNNTTELFSRLRVSERHLKDLRTENTEVQVRLRVSEKHLEDLRTENTVQSVHFSVMESRLTDISNNTTALEVRLRSTETHLEQLETHIAGLEVRLRVSEKHLEDLRTENTVQSVQFSVMESKLSDISNNTTGLGVRLRVNEKHLEDLRTENTVHDAELSAVSLRLNVTEEQVDELRTQSTVLQIRLTADEAVLNELKVKTEVLEKQQSNSDSLMMELQTQHSDLEVRLRVSEKQLEDLRTETTELSFRLNVTDDRLQQITDTNSDELKVAFSAGLTDSGSVGPFDEETTLIFSKTISNIGRAYDQTAGVFTAPVRGAYFFSFTAADYMKGYMGLYLYRNEQPVIFNLDLNDHGGYASTSNSVVLQLEEGDRVHLSLPASYRLYDDSRNFSIFSGFLLFLL, from the exons ATGaagtctgctgctctgtttctgctcctctcctgtttgtctctggtcGTCGGTCAGGGACGAGCGGGGGATGTCAGTGCCGAGCTCCACGTCCTCTGGGACGAGCTGCAGGGGCTGAAGGAGCTGGTCCTGAGCCTGAAGGCGGAGGAGGTGGAGCGGCGTCAGGCCCTGCGGAGCATGGAGAGCCGGCTGAGGGACGGAGAGGTGGAGGCTGAGCGGCAGAGACGGAGCCTGGACGGACTGACAGAGACGGTGAGGGGTGatgaggagaggatggaggcgGACAGGAAGCTGCTGACGGAGCTGAACTCAGACCtgaggaggaaggtggaggagctggaggagcagagcaAAG CCCGAGCTGTAGAGTTTTCAGCTGAACTGTCGACGCTGCGGTCTGGACTGAACGCCAGCAACAGCTCAGTGGagactctgaggaggaggaacacAG CTCTGGCGGCGGAGCTGCCGTTCCTGCAGACGAGACTGAGGGCGAGCGAGAGCACAGTGGaacagctgaggaggaagaacgCAG TTCTGGCAGCCAGGCTGTGTAACACTGAGAGTCtgatggaggagctgaggaggcagATCTCAG cttcagcttcaaaCAGCTCGTCTGCGTCTGAGAGTCAGCTGATCATCCGTGTGGAGGAGCTCAACGCAAACTCTGAAG CACTGCAGAGTCAACTGAACTCACtggaggagaaactgaactCGTCTCAGAGAGAGG ATCAAACTCGTCGACTGCTTTCTGTTGAGAGTCGACTGGAGGACGCAGAGAAACACCTGGACCACCTGCAGGccaaacacacag GTCAGTCAGAGGAGGTCTCAGCTCTGAACCACAGACTGAGCGTTGGTGAGCATCGACTGGACCAACTGCAGACACAAACCAcag CGCTCAGCAGCTCGTCCGCTCTGGAAGAAAATCTGTTGACTGTGAAGAGTCGACTGCTGCACCTGGAGACAAACAACACAG atcagacagacagactgctgctgctggagagcagagtgatgagaggagagagagagctgcaggagctgaggGGCGATCAAACAG CTCATTCGGCTGAAGTCTCTGCTGTGAAGTCCAGACTGACAGAGACTGAGACACAGgctgcag ttgaGGCTGATtcagtggagcagctgcaggtcAGACTGAACTCTGCAGAGAATCAgatacagcagctgcagactgacAGAACAG ATCAAACATCCAAACTGATGAACCTGCAGAGAAAACTGAACTCGACAGAGAGTCTGATGGACAAACTGAACTCTG AGCTGTTGAGCCGACTGAGAGTCAGTGAGAAATATCTGGAAGATTTGAAGACAGAGAACAAAG ttcagtctgttCAGTTTTCTGTGACGGAGTCCAGACTGTCAGACATCAGCAACAACACGACAG AGCTGTTTAGCCGACTCAGAGTCAGTGAGAGACATCTGAAGGATCTGAGGACAGAGAACACAG AGGTTCAGGTCAGACTGAGAGTCAGTGAGAAACATCTGGAGGATctgaggacagaaaacacag ttcagtctgttcatttttctgtgaTGGAGTCCAGACTGACAGACATCAGCAACAACACTACAG CTCTGGAAGTCAGACTGAGATCCACTGAGACACATCTGGAACAGCTGGAGACTCACATTGCAG GTCTGGAGGTCAGACTGAGAGTCAGTGAAAAACATCTGGAGGATctgaggacagaaaacacag ttcagtctgttCAGTTTTCTGTGATGGAGTCCAAACTATCAGACATCAGCAACAACACTACAG GTCTGGGGGTCAGACTGAGAGTCAATGAGAAACATCTAGAGGATctgaggacagaaaacacag TGCATGACGCTGAACTGTCAGCTGTGAGTCTCAGACTGAACGTCACTGAGGAACAGGTGGACGAGCTGAGGACACAAAGCACAG TGCTGCAGATCCGACTGACGGCTGACGAGGCTGTGCTGAACGAGCTGAAGGTGAAGACTGAAG TTTTagagaaacaacagagcaaCTCTGACAGTCTGATGATGGAGCTGCAGACTCAACATTCAG ATCTGGAGGTCAGACTGAGAGTCAGTGAGAAGCAGCTGGAGGATCTGAGGACAGAAACCACAG AGTTGAGCTTCAGACTGAATGTGACCGACGACCGTCTGCAGCAGATCACAGACACCAACTCAG ATGAGCTGAAGGTGGCGTTTTCAGCCGGTCTGACTGACTCAGGATCAGTGGGACCGTTTGATGAGGAGACCACTCTGATCTTCTCTAAAACCATCAGCAACATCGGCCGAGCCTACGACCAGACGGCAG GTGTGTTCACGGCTCCTGTCAGAGGTGCTTACTTCTTCAGCTTCACAGCTGCAGATTACATGAAGGGCTACATGGGTCTCTATCTGTATAGGAACGAACAGCCCGTCATCTTCAACCTGGATCTGAACGACCATGGTGGCTACGCCTCCACATCTAACAGCGTGGtcctgcagctggaggagggcGACCGGGTCCACCTCAGTCTGCCGGCCAGCTACCGGCTCTACGACGACTCCAGGAACTTCAGCATCTTCTCCGGATTCCTGCTGTTCCTGCTTTGA